GAAATGATCGCGAAGGGATGCGACGACGGGGACGCGTTTCGGTCGGCGGTCACGGTTTACCAGCTCCGCCACCCCGAGGTGACCAGAGAGGAGGCTCCTTATGTCGTCGCGGAGTGGATCTGCGACGACTCGGAGCGATAGCCGTCCTCAGGTAACCGATCGAGCGTGTTGCGGCTTTGAGCCCGCACGCGAGGCGGGCGAAGCCGTGTGCGGCACCGCGGCGCTGTCATCCCGGATCGCCTTCCACGCCATCGCGACCTTGAGCGAGTTCTCCTGCGACGGATTGTGCGCATAGGCCCTGACGGCCATCTTGGCCGCGGACCAGAGTTCCTTCCGCGCCATCGGATCCTCCCGTAGATCCCTTCTGACTAGTTGTAGACATCATAGCGCGAACAGCCAGTGCGCGAGGTTGCATTTATGTGACAATTTCCGCTGCGCCGTTCCTTCCGGCACGCGCCGGAACTCGTCATACGCCTTTGGAAAGCCGGTAGCCGGCGCCGCGAACGGTCTCGATCAGCGCGCCGTGGCGCCCCAGTTTCTTGCGCAGCCGGGCCACATAGACATCGACCACGTTGTTCAAGGGATCAGCGTTAACACCCCAGGCCGCGTTCAGGATTCTCTCGCGCGAGAAGACTTTCCCCGGGCGGCCGAGAAAGAGTTTCAGGATCTCCCGCTCCTTGCTGGTCAGGACGACCCGGGCATCGCCGCTATAGGCCTCGAGGGACTGGGTGTCGAAACGGATCGGGCCGACCGACAGCACTTGATCTGGGCTCAGGCCGGGTTCGAAGCCCATGCCGCGTCGGGCCAGGGCCTCGATGCGTGCCAGGAACTCGTCGAAGTCGAAGGGCTTGGCCAGGTAGTCGTCCGCGCCCAGCCGTAGGCCTGCAACGAGGTCATCGACCCGGTCAAGGGCGCTCAGCATGAGTACCGGAGTCAGGTTCCCGCGCGCGCGCATTCTGCGGCAGACGTCCTGGCCGCTGATCCCCGGCAGCATCACGTCGAGCACGATCACGTCGAAACTCTCCTGCTCGATCATGCCGAGGCCGGTCTCGCCATCGGGCGCGACGGTTACGGTCCAGCCTTCGGACTTCAATCCGCTCTGAATGAATTCGGCGACGCGCGCCTCGTCTTCTACCAGGAGAACGTGCATCTCTTCCTCTTCCCAAAGCGTGACGTTCCGATCTCCCCTTCGTCACCGCCGCGCTACCCCAAGAGACTGGTTCCAAGGCAGTTCTTTGCTTCTCATTAACCATGAAGACAACGATTGAGCGGGCCATCTATTCCCGTTTGGCAACTCAATTTTGGGGCGGATTTCTCGCGCGGTGGGCGTCGCCTCTGCTCGTCAAGCGGGCAGAGGCGGAGTCTGGACCTTGGGTGGAATGAGCGCACTGGGGCTGACGAGGGGCGCAGTCCGGCGCAACGCCCGGATCATAGGAACCTCAAACCTGCCTTCCCATTTGCGGCTGCGCAGGCCAGCGAAACAGGCTCCGCTCTAGGGTCCACAGACCCTACGCAACCACCTCGAGATTGCCTCGCTTTGGCAGGGTGAAGGTGACCGTCAGGCCGTCGCCGGGCCGGCTGTCGAGGGCGATAGCACCGCCGTGGGCCTCGACGATCGCCTTGGCCATCGGCAGGCCCAGGCCGACACCCTCCTGATAGTGCGCTGCCGCGTTCGATCCGCGGAAGAAACGTTCGAACACGCGGCTCTGCTCGTTCTCAGTCAAGCCGGGACCATTGTCTTGAACGGCAATCGCATAACCGCCGGGCGCGGGATCCAAGCGGAGTTCGATCGAGCTGCCACCGTAGCGCATGGCGTTCTCCAGCAGGATCAGCACGACCTGGCGAACGCGCCCGGCGTCGGCACGGACCTCCACCTTCTCGACGTTTGCGGTGAAATCAATCTGAGCATGGTGCTGCTCGGAAATCGTCCTGTGCTGGTCGACGATCTTGGCGAGCAGATCGGCAAGATCGATCAGCTCGAGCCGCAGGCGGTTCTCGCCCGCCTCGCGCCGCGCGACGAAGAGCAGATCGTCCACCAGCCCCGCCGTATGCATCGCCGCGTCGCGGATGTTGGAGAGCGCGAGGCGGTAGGGTTCGGCGGACTGTTTGTCGCCGCGCAGGGCGATATCGGCCTCACCACGAATGATGGTCAGCGGCGTCCGCAGTTCGTGGCTGACGTCGGCCAGCAGCCGCTTGCGGTTGCTGTCGCTTTCCTTCAAGGCCCCGAGCAGACGCTCCAGGTCCCTGGTTCGTTCGGAGACCGCGCTCTCCAGGTGAGCGTTAGCGTTGGAGAGCGCCCGCTCGCGCGAGGCCACCTCCTCCGCCATCTTGTTGAAGGCATGCCCCACCTCGTGGAGCTCATTGCGGCCGAGGATCTTTATCCGATGCTCGAGGTCGCCCCGCGCCAGGGCCGAGGCACCGCCGAGCAGTCTAGAGATCGGCTCCTGTAGGTCACGCCGGAGGATCCAAATGCTGGCGGTCGCCGCAGCGATCGCCATCAAGGTGACGAGGACGGCGAGCAGCCGGAATTGGCGGATCATTTCGGCGGTGGCTGCGCGTTCGGTTGCGACTTCCCGCGCCTCCTCGGCGATTGCTTCCTGGATCAGCTGATTGAAATCGGTGTCAATGCGTTCATCCAGGGTGTAAGAGAGCCTTTCCCAATAGCTGGAAAACTGCTCCCTGTCTCGTGAGCCCATGACGTCCTGGTGCTCGACCAGCAGTTCTTCGATCAGGCTCTCGATCCGCTCCAGGTTCTCCAGCTCGGCGATCTCCTCTTCGCCAATCACGCGGATCGAATCGGCGGTCGAGCGGCGTATGAGCGCAATGTCGGCGCGAATCTTGCCGAGCAACTCTGTCTCTCCCCGGCCGCGGTCCCGGTCGCCAATCAGCATGGCGTCGCCGAATTGCTTGAACAGCTGATAGGTGTGGTTGGAAAGCGACAGGTAGGCCTCGTACTCCTGGTGCGCGAGGTTGAGGCGTTCCATGCGGAAGGCGGCCTCGCGGGCGCAGAGAATGGCTAGCGAGGTGCCGACGACCGCAATGGCAAGCAGCAGGCCGAACGATAGATAGAGCTTCGAGATAATGCGCATCTTCTATAAACCTTGGCGATCAAGCGACGGCGCGGATGCCGCCATTATGGGTTTGTGCGCCCATGCCGGCAAACGTGGCTTCCGGCGGCCCCTGCGCGATTGAGGATCCGTTGGAAAGAACCCAGACTTGATCCGCGGCCCGGGCGATCGCGGGGTCGCGCGTGGCAAGCAGGACTGTCGCCGCCGTATCGCGAAACAGCTTCGTCAGGGTATCCCGCCCGGCACTGTCGAGGGCGCCTTCGACATCGTCGATTAGTAGCAGCGCCGGCTTGGCCAGCGCGGCGCGGATCAGCTGAACGCGCCTTGCCTCGCCCTCGGAGAGATTGCGGCCATCGGCCGAAACGCGGCCGTCCAGGCCGCCAAGACGTTCGAGCACGGGACCCAACCCAAAATCCCGCGCGACCACTTCGATCCTCGAGTCGTCGGGACGCGGGGAGATTCCCAGAGTCAAGGCTCGCCGCAGGCTGCCGCGTAGGATCGGGGAGCGGGGGCCGACATAGACGAGCCGTCGCTGACGCTCGGCCAAGGGCAGGTGTCTCAGGTCGACGCCGTCGATCGCAACGCTGCCCTCCGCCGGTTCTTCCAGGCCGGCGGCCAAGGCGAGACAGATCGACTTTCCCGCGCCGTTCGGCCCGAACACCGCAATCTTCTCACCCGGCGCGGCTGCCGCCGTGAAGTCGCGCAACACACCTGCGCCGACCGATTGGTACGCGATCTGGGCCGGCGCGTCGCTTCGTTCACCGGCTTTGCCGCTGGGCAGGGTCAGACTAGGCGACGCCAGCACGTCCTCGATTTTGCCGCGCGCGATCCTCCAGGCGCAGCGGCGGTCCCAGACTCCGGCAAGGTCGCGCAAGGGCTGAACCAGGATGCCGATGACCGCGAGGGCCGCCGCGGCCTCCGCCGGTGCCGCCGCGCTCGTGAACGCGGCCCCTAGCAGGGCCGCCGCGCCTGCCGCAAGACCGAGGTCGGGTAGGCTCTTGAGCGTGGTCATGCCGAAGATGCGGCGCACGGATGCCTGACGCAGTTCCGCGCCGCGCCGGTTCAGCGACATGAGTTCCTTTTGAGCGCGTCCGAGTATGGTCAGCTCGGGAGCGGCCGACACGCGCTCCATGGTGTCGATCGCCAGATTGGCGCGCCGCTTGCGCAACTCACGATGCAGCGGCTCGAGTCCGGGCGCGAGCGCCAGCATGGCGAGGACGCACAGCAGGACGGGGAGGGAAGCCGCAGCTGCCAGGGATGGGTTCAGCAGCCACAGGACGGCAGTCGCCGCGGGGACAACGATGAGAGCCGAAATGATACGGGCGACACCAAGCCCGGCCCAATGCCGCGCCGTCGCCAGATCGCCGACAAAGCGCAGGGCGAGGGCGCCGCTGCGGCGGTTGGCGACGACGCCGGCCGGTAGGCTGGCAAGATGCGCGAAGAGGACATGGCGCAGCGCAATTGCGAAATCCTGACCGACGCTCTCGGCCGCGACCCGCCCAAGCACGCGTAGGCCGGCGATCGCCACACCGCCGAGAAAGAGCAGCAGCAGCGAGCTGATCGGGATTGGGCCCGGGCCGCCATGCAGGGCGAAGAAGATTTCTCGGGTCTCGTAGGCTACGAGGCCGGCCGCGATGCCCTGACCAACAGCGCTGGCGGCGACTATGGCGACGCCGCGCGCCCGGCCTCCACCGAAGACCCCTGGGATGCGGCTCACGCCACTTCTCTCTGTTCGGTTCGCGCGCTGGGTAGCCAGCTGGGTGTAACCCGCGACACCGCTTCCGGATCACAGAGCGCGCTGCGGGTCAGCACCGGCAGCCCGACCTTTGCTTCCGCCTCGGCCGACGCCAAGGGCGAGCAGGTGAAGCGGCCGGACAGGGCGAAGGGTTCGAGCCCCATGGCGCGCAGTTGTGCCACGCCGCCAACGGCGCTGACCGCGTCGGAGGCGGCGAAGAGGATGCCGTCGGCGACCGCGCGGATCCGCGAGTCCTGCAGCAGGCGCGCGGTCTCTTGCTGGTAGAGGCCATCGGCCAGTTCGACGACCATGACATCCGCGCCTTTGGCCGCCGCATCGGCGACGAGGCTTTCGAAGCCCCTCTCGATCCGACTCAAGGGTTGGCCGTAAGTCGAGGCCATGCCAGCATCGGTGAAATCGGATACGAGGGGAACGCCGGCGTCCAGAAAGGCGTTGAAGTCGCCGAAGGCGCCGGTCCCGGTCGCCTTGATCCCGGCGACCCGATACCCCGCGCGGCCGAGGCCGTGGGCGAAGCTGACTGCCGCCGTGGTCTTGCCCGCGTTCATTGATGTGCCGACGACGAGGACCACGGTAACGCCGCCAGGCATAGACCGGTCGGGCAGGGCATAGCGCGCAATGTTTATGACGCTGCCCTCCCGGTCTGTAAGCAGGCCGAGGGGCTTGATGCGCGTCGGAGCCGACATCTGCTCGTGGGCGAGCCGCGTCTCCCCGAAGAGTCCGCCGCCGGCGATCAGGTCAGCGCCGGCCGGGTCGAGCTTGGCTCGGGCCTCGAACTGGTCGGGCGCGTAGCGCGCGCCGCACACGGCGACGACGAAGTCGCCCGGGTAGAGTTCCGAGTGCCGGCCAGAAGAGAGCTGGACCCTCCGGTGCTGCCCCAGCCGCGTGACCTGGCCCAGAACCAGGTCGCCGGAAACCGCATTCGAGACCTCGGCGCGGAGTCCCTGAACGTCCGCACGTTCGACGCGTCGGGTGGTGAAGGCCCACTTGCTGGCGGCGGGAAGGGGCGTGTTGCCGATGGCGGTCAGTGGCATGGCATGTCCTCTCTGTTTCAGTCCGAACCCGTGTCGCCTTCTTAACCTGAGGTGCCGACGTGAAAGTCGATTGAAACCGATGTGAAGCAAGCCTGAAGGGCACATTAAAATCTACTGAAGGAACGGGGCCGCCGGGTCCCGGAAGCCCTGAGAGCAGTCCGCGCTTGATCGGGGCTCTCGCGTAACCCCGTTTCAGCGCGAACCGCTCTGGCGAATTCGATGCCAGCAAAACGACCCGGGCGATTTACACGACTCATCTGCTATAGTTTTTTGAAGGTTCCTGTTGCTCCAGCGTATTACCGTGACCGAGGGATTGGCGAGAACAGAGCCATGAAGACATACATCGCTCAATTCACCGCCGGCGCGTCGCTGCTGCTGTCCGCCTGCACGAGCGCACCGGAAGTACGGCCCAACGTCGGCGATGGGCAGATCACCCCGCGCGAGATCTCGCCCGGCGAAAGTTTCGAGGTCTCCTTCACGCTCTTCGTGAACGATCCCACGGTGGTCGAGCGGATCTACCTGCGCGGCCTACCCCAGAACACCGTCGCGGCCGGCACCCGCACGGAACTGGCGCCGCCGACCAAACAGAGCAGCGATTACCGCGCGCGCTTCGAGGTCAAGGCGCCGGCCATGGACGGCCAGCACAACCTCGAGCTGGTCATCGTGACGTCGGGCAAGACTTACGTCGCGCCCTTTGGCGCCCTCGCGATCAGGGACACGCCGAGCCGGATCCTGCATTCCCAGTTTCTCCCCGGTTCACACGCCGCCGCGGACTGCCAGACGGGCACCAGACTGCTGACCTTCGAGTACGCGGTGGCCGACGAGAACGGCGCGGCGGACTTCGTCGGCCCGACTCTTCTCCCGGTCGACCAGGGATCGGACGGCTTCGTGTTCTTCCCGCGCTGGGAGCCGATCTACTGGCTCGGCGGCAAGCCCGGCATCGCGCTGAACCAGCCGACCGACAGCGCGAGGACCGAGGAGCTGGTGACCAGCAAGATCAGGATCAACTGCCGCATGCCGCAGGCCTCGCTGTACCAGTACGACGTCAAGGGGCAGAGCATTTCCCGCCTGACCGGCCGGTCGACCGACGCCGAGGCGATCCGCGTGCGCTACTTCGTGAAGTAGCGTTACGCCGCCGGATCCGGGTCGGCGCCCCGGGCAACGCGCCAGGCGGCGAGCAGGGCCGCGAGACCGGCGAGCGAGATCACGACGGCGAGGGCAAGCACGAGGTCGTAGCCCCCGGCCTCCCAGCCCAGGGCGGCCAGCGTGGGTCCGAGCGCGTAGCCGGCCATGTAGGGCACGGCCAGGAAGCCGGCGACGATGCCGAAGTTGCGCCTGCCGAGCAGCAGCGCGGTGACCACCGGTCGGACGATGCTGGTGACCCCGTTGCCGGCGCCGTGGAGGATGACGAAGACCGCCACGAGCCCCGGCACGAGGCCGGCGCCCCAGAGCGCGGCGGCGGCCAGCGCCAAGGCCAGATAGCAGGAACAGGCGATCGCCAGCGTCGAGACCCGGCGCTCGGCCGCCATCATGGCCAGCCGGCCGGCGACCTGCATGGGGCCGATCATCGAGGCGGCCAGCACCGCGGCCTCGGGGTGGACGCCGCGATCGTCCAGGATCGGCAGGATGTGGGTGATGATCATGCTGTGGTCGAGCGCACTCAGCGCGAAGGCCAGGGCCAGGAACCAGAAGGTCAGGGTCTTGGCCGCGCCCAGGGCTTCGGTCAGCTTCGGGCTGGCGGCGGGCGCCTCGTTGGCCGCATGCTGCTCCGCCCGGCGGCAGCCGGTCCAGACCAGGGGCACCACGACCAGCGCGACGACCGCGGCGAAGACCGCGACGGCGCCGCGCCAGCCAACCGTTGCCACCAGCGCGTCGGCGCTCGGGAAGGAGACCGTGCCGGCGAAGCCGGCGACCAGGGTGACCAGGGTAATCGCCCGCTTGGCCTGGGCCCCCATGGCGCGGGTCAGCACCGCGAAACAGGCCTCGTAGAGCGTCGCCGACATGGCGACGCCGAGGCCGATCCAGATGCCGTAGAACTGCCAGAGCGCGGTGATCTGCGACAAGGCCGCCAGCAGCGCCGCGGCGAGCAGGGCGCCGCCGGCGAAGGCCTGGGTGCCGTAGCCGCGGTCGATGATCCTCCCGGCCAGGGGCGCGAGCGCGCCCGACACCAGCAGCGCCATGGTGAAGGCGGCCGAGAGCTCGGTCTTCGACCAGCCGAGGTCGCTCTCCCAGGCCGGCAGCAGGGCCGGGAAGGCGTAGTAGGTCGCCGCCCAGATCAGCGTCTGCGCCAGCGCGAGCGGCCAGACGATGCGTCGGAAGGAGTGCTTCACCTTCGGGTCTTGGCCCCGCGCGATCGAAGCCGTGAATTCTAGAGCGCGCCGGCGGGTTGGCAAACGCCGGCGGGGCTCAGGTCCCGGCGACGTCGAGGCGGGCGCGCGAGGGCGGCAGGCCGGTGACCCGCTTGAAGGCGTGCGAGAAGGAGGGCGCATCGGCGAAGCCGACCGCGGCGGCGATCTCCGCGATGCCCAGATGGCTGTAGCGCAGCAGGGTCCGCGCCCGCTCGAGACGCAGGCCGAGGTAGTAGGCCGACGGCGACTGGCCCAGGTGGACCCGGAACAGGCGGCGCGCCGTCGAGGCCTCGACCGAGGCGCGCCGGCAGACCTCGGCGACGGGGAGCGGCGCCTCGAGGCGGCTCTGCATGACGGCGACGAGCCGGGCGAGGCGCCGGTCGATGCCGGCCAGTCCGCTCGGCAGCCGGTCGCGCCCGTCCGCCACCGGGTCCGGCGGGAACGGGAAGCTCAGCCCTTGGGCGACCCTCTCGGCCAGCGCCCGGTCCCGGGTCCGCTCGATGAGTGCGAGCAGCATGTCCAGGGTGGCGATCCCGCCGGCGCTCGAGAGGCGGCGTCCCTCGAAGGCGAAACGCCGGTCGGGCAGGATCGAGGCGCCGATCTCCTCGCGGAACGGCGCCGCGACCTCGTGATGCACCGCGATGCGTTCGCCCTTCAGCAAGCCGGCGCGGGCCAGGACCAATGCGGCGGTATCGACGCAGCCCACGATGCCGCCGAGACGGTCCTGCCGGCGCAGCCAGGCGAGCAGGCCCGGGGTGCAGGCCGCTTCCGGCTCGTAGGCCGTCAGGACGATGGTGACCGGCGAAACCGGCAACTCGGCCAACCGGGCCCGGGGCGTGATCGCCGGGCCGCTGGACGAGGGGACCGGCGCCCCGGTCTCGCCGGCGACGATCCAGTCGTAGGCCGGAACCACGCTCTCGCGGTTGGCGATGCGCAGCCCGTCCATGCAGATCGCCAGGGACGTGAAGGAGAAGAGGGGCGCCACCACCAGGGTGACCGGCAGCGGCCCGTCAGGCGGCGATACCCGGAGGCTCATAGATGAAATATTGCATGTATTGCGTGTTCAAGACAAGGAATTGCTCGCTTCGAGCAAGCGTGGGGGCGTGAGCGGGATTAGCCTGCCGGAAACGCCGCCATCCCGGGAGACCCGCCATGACCCTTCAGAGCCTGCCTCGGACCCCGCCCCATACGTCGCGGGCGGCCTGCACGCCGGCGGAATGGGAGACCCGCTGCGACCAGGCCGCGCTCTATCGTCTGCTCGACCACTACGGCATGTCCGATCTGGCGAACCAGGTGATCGGCGCCCGGATCAAGGACGATCCGGACCACTATCTGCTCCACCAGTACGGCCTGTTCTACGAGGAGATCACGGCCTCTTCCCTGATCAAGACCGACGGCGAGGGCCGCGCGCTCGATCCGGCCATGCCGCAGCCGGTCGACGGCGCCCAGAACCTGGCCAAGTGGATCTTCGGCACCCGGCCCGAGGTCAACTTTTTCATCCACGGCCACTGCGAGGACGTCATGGCGGTCAGCGCTACCAAGAAGGGCCTGCAGGCGGTGTCCCAGGCGGCGGTCTACCTGATGCACCTGGTCACCTACATCGACTACGAGTTCTTCGAGGACGAGGAGTACGGTGAGAAGTTCAAGCGCACGCTGGGCGACAAGGGCATCATGATCACCCGGAACCACGGCTACTACGTGCTGGGCCGGAGCGCGCCCGAGGCCTTCTTCCGCACCTACTTCCTGCGTCAGGCCTGCTCGGTCCAGGTCAAGACGCTCGCCATGAAGGACGAGCCCCACATCATCGACCCGCAGCAGGTTGCGCGCATGCAGGACCAGATGTACGAGTCGGAACACTACAACTACGATGGCACGACGGAGTGGGCCGCCCTGCTGCGCAAGCTCGACCGGGAGCAGCCCGACTACAAGACCTAGGAACGCCGCGGAGGCCTTCATGACGAGAGGGAACGTGCCTGAGATCGCGGAACGCTACCGCCGTGACGGCTTCGTCGCGCCGGTCGACATCCTGGATGTCGAGGAAGCGCAGCGCCACCGGTCGGCCATGGAACGGGCCGAGGCCGCATTCGGCCCGCTGCATTACCGCCCCAAGGTCCACACGATCCTGCGCTCGCCCATGGCCTTGGCGTCCGATCCGCGCGTCCTGGACCTGGTCGAGGCGATGATCGGACCGGACATCCTGCTCTACAACGCGACCTACATCATCAAGGAGCCGGGCAGCCACGCCCACGTGAGCTGGCATCAGGACCTGACCTACTGGGGATTTGACGGCGACGACCAGGTCACCTTCTGGTTGGCCCTCTCGCCGGCCACGGCGGAGAGCGGCTGCATGCGCATGGTGCCGGGCAGCCACCGCCAGGGACGGCGGGATCACGAGGTCACGCAGGACGAGACCAACGTTCTCCTCCAGGGCCAGACGGTCCCGGGCGTGTCCGAGGCGGCGGCGGTGACCTGCGCCCTGCAACCCGGACAGGCCTCGTTTCACCACGGCTGGACCCTTCACGCCTCGACGTCCAACGCGAGCCGGGACCGGCGGATCGGACTGAACGTGCAGTACCTGGCTCCGAGCATGCGCCAGACCAAGCACGACGGTCATACGGCCATGCTGCTGCGCGGAAAGGACCGCTACGGCCACTTCGGCCGCGACCTGCCTGCCGAGGCGGATCTCGACCCGGCGGCGCTGGTGCGCCGAGACGCTCTCGAGCGGCTCTACAACGAGACTGCCGGCACCGGCTAGGGACGGGGCCGGAGTCGAAACGAGACTTGCCGTGCGAAGGGAAAGCCATTACTAGTGCGCGGAACTTGATGCCGGTCAAGGTGGGGTCGTCTTCAGGCTGTTAGCGGTCGGTGTTTTCCCTCGGACTCGCAGAGCTCGAGCGGCCGATTGCCCATCACGATCCAAATAGGAGCAGCCGAGACGTCGAGCGATCTTGCGCCGAGGCGTGCTCGGGTATGATCGCGGACCGGCCGATCGACGAAAGGCGGAAGCGAGCCCTTCCAGACAGCCCAGAGGAAGAGATGAAGAGCGACAAGCATCAGCGGAAACCCATCGTCAAGCTGGGACTCAAGCTGCGGCGGGTGGTCAATCGGATCCTCGTCAAGCAATCCAAGGTCGGCGACCCGCCGGTATTCGACACGGCGGTCTTCCCCTGGACCCGGGAGCTCGAGGCCAACTGGGAGACGATCCGCGACGAGGCCTACGAGATCATGCGGCATCGCGACGCCGTGCCGCCGCTCAGCGATGTCTCGCCGGACCACCGCAAGATCGCGACCGACCAGAGCTGGCAGTGCATGTTCCTCTGGGGCTACGGGATTAAGGTGCCGGCCAACTGCGCCCGGGCGCCCAAGACGGCCAGCATCGTGCAGAACATCCCCGGCATGCGCTCGGCGCTGTTCTCGATCCACGCGCCGGGGCTCCACATCCCGCGCCACAAGGGCGTCACCAAGAGCATGCTGACCTGCCACCTCGCGCTCAAGG
Above is a genomic segment from Kiloniellales bacterium containing:
- a CDS encoding response regulator transcription factor codes for the protein MHVLLVEDEARVAEFIQSGLKSEGWTVTVAPDGETGLGMIEQESFDVIVLDVMLPGISGQDVCRRMRARGNLTPVLMLSALDRVDDLVAGLRLGADDYLAKPFDFDEFLARIEALARRGMGFEPGLSPDQVLSVGPIRFDTQSLEAYSGDARVVLTSKEREILKLFLGRPGKVFSRERILNAAWGVNADPLNNVVDVYVARLRKKLGRHGALIETVRGAGYRLSKGV
- a CDS encoding HAMP domain-containing sensor histidine kinase; this encodes MRIISKLYLSFGLLLAIAVVGTSLAILCAREAAFRMERLNLAHQEYEAYLSLSNHTYQLFKQFGDAMLIGDRDRGRGETELLGKIRADIALIRRSTADSIRVIGEEEIAELENLERIESLIEELLVEHQDVMGSRDREQFSSYWERLSYTLDERIDTDFNQLIQEAIAEEAREVATERAATAEMIRQFRLLAVLVTLMAIAAATASIWILRRDLQEPISRLLGGASALARGDLEHRIKILGRNELHEVGHAFNKMAEEVASRERALSNANAHLESAVSERTRDLERLLGALKESDSNRKRLLADVSHELRTPLTIIRGEADIALRGDKQSAEPYRLALSNIRDAAMHTAGLVDDLLFVARREAGENRLRLELIDLADLLAKIVDQHRTISEQHHAQIDFTANVEKVEVRADAGRVRQVVLILLENAMRYGGSSIELRLDPAPGGYAIAVQDNGPGLTENEQSRVFERFFRGSNAAAHYQEGVGLGLPMAKAIVEAHGGAIALDSRPGDGLTVTFTLPKRGNLEVVA
- a CDS encoding ABC transporter ATP-binding protein, producing MSRIPGVFGGGRARGVAIVAASAVGQGIAAGLVAYETREIFFALHGGPGPIPISSLLLLFLGGVAIAGLRVLGRVAAESVGQDFAIALRHVLFAHLASLPAGVVANRRSGALALRFVGDLATARHWAGLGVARIISALIVVPAATAVLWLLNPSLAAAASLPVLLCVLAMLALAPGLEPLHRELRKRRANLAIDTMERVSAAPELTILGRAQKELMSLNRRGAELRQASVRRIFGMTTLKSLPDLGLAAGAAALLGAAFTSAAAPAEAAAALAVIGILVQPLRDLAGVWDRRCAWRIARGKIEDVLASPSLTLPSGKAGERSDAPAQIAYQSVGAGVLRDFTAAAAPGEKIAVFGPNGAGKSICLALAAGLEEPAEGSVAIDGVDLRHLPLAERQRRLVYVGPRSPILRGSLRRALTLGISPRPDDSRIEVVARDFGLGPVLERLGGLDGRVSADGRNLSEGEARRVQLIRAALAKPALLLIDDVEGALDSAGRDTLTKLFRDTAATVLLATRDPAIARAADQVWVLSNGSSIAQGPPEATFAGMGAQTHNGGIRAVA
- a CDS encoding MFS transporter, whose translation is MKHSFRRIVWPLALAQTLIWAATYYAFPALLPAWESDLGWSKTELSAAFTMALLVSGALAPLAGRIIDRGYGTQAFAGGALLAAALLAALSQITALWQFYGIWIGLGVAMSATLYEACFAVLTRAMGAQAKRAITLVTLVAGFAGTVSFPSADALVATVGWRGAVAVFAAVVALVVVPLVWTGCRRAEQHAANEAPAASPKLTEALGAAKTLTFWFLALAFALSALDHSMIITHILPILDDRGVHPEAAVLAASMIGPMQVAGRLAMMAAERRVSTLAIACSCYLALALAAAALWGAGLVPGLVAVFVILHGAGNGVTSIVRPVVTALLLGRRNFGIVAGFLAVPYMAGYALGPTLAALGWEAGGYDLVLALAVVISLAGLAALLAAWRVARGADPDPAA
- a CDS encoding helix-turn-helix domain-containing protein; this translates as MSLRVSPPDGPLPVTLVVAPLFSFTSLAICMDGLRIANRESVVPAYDWIVAGETGAPVPSSSGPAITPRARLAELPVSPVTIVLTAYEPEAACTPGLLAWLRRQDRLGGIVGCVDTAALVLARAGLLKGERIAVHHEVAAPFREEIGASILPDRRFAFEGRRLSSAGGIATLDMLLALIERTRDRALAERVAQGLSFPFPPDPVADGRDRLPSGLAGIDRRLARLVAVMQSRLEAPLPVAEVCRRASVEASTARRLFRVHLGQSPSAYYLGLRLERARTLLRYSHLGIAEIAAAVGFADAPSFSHAFKRVTGLPPSRARLDVAGT
- a CDS encoding class II aldolase/adducin family protein, whose product is MTLQSLPRTPPHTSRAACTPAEWETRCDQAALYRLLDHYGMSDLANQVIGARIKDDPDHYLLHQYGLFYEEITASSLIKTDGEGRALDPAMPQPVDGAQNLAKWIFGTRPEVNFFIHGHCEDVMAVSATKKGLQAVSQAAVYLMHLVTYIDYEFFEDEEYGEKFKRTLGDKGIMITRNHGYYVLGRSAPEAFFRTYFLRQACSVQVKTLAMKDEPHIIDPQQVARMQDQMYESEHYNYDGTTEWAALLRKLDREQPDYKT
- a CDS encoding phytanoyl-CoA dioxygenase family protein, whose amino-acid sequence is MTRGNVPEIAERYRRDGFVAPVDILDVEEAQRHRSAMERAEAAFGPLHYRPKVHTILRSPMALASDPRVLDLVEAMIGPDILLYNATYIIKEPGSHAHVSWHQDLTYWGFDGDDQVTFWLALSPATAESGCMRMVPGSHRQGRRDHEVTQDETNVLLQGQTVPGVSEAAAVTCALQPGQASFHHGWTLHASTSNASRDRRIGLNVQYLAPSMRQTKHDGHTAMLLRGKDRYGHFGRDLPAEADLDPAALVRRDALERLYNETAGTG
- a CDS encoding aspartyl/asparaginyl beta-hydroxylase domain-containing protein, whose product is MKSDKHQRKPIVKLGLKLRRVVNRILVKQSKVGDPPVFDTAVFPWTRELEANWETIRDEAYEIMRHRDAVPPLSDVSPDHRKIATDQSWQCMFLWGYGIKVPANCARAPKTASIVQNIPGMRSALFSIHAPGLHIPRHKGVTKSMLTCHLALKVPREREKCRIQVDEQTLVWEEGKTIVFDDVYHHEVWNDTEDDRIILLVQFDRPVSWFGKLVGDSFLSLVRWSPFIQEARTNLQDWERRYKESEAAQDKAA